In the Verrucomicrobia bacterium CG1_02_43_26 genome, TAGCGGCTAGCCAGTAGAGACCCTTGTACTTTGAACCCTTAAGAGGAGCGAAGGGAAAAAAAGGTTTGGTGAGGCGCTTTGTCATACTCATTTAATAATAGACCCTTTCGAGACAGAGCCCCTTGGACGGGGCGGTTACTACGAGCCGCGAGCGAACTCGGCTATCTAGAATCTCTTTGACGCGAGTGGGTTCCATTTTACCTAAACCGACCTCTAGCAACGTACCCGCCATGCTACGAACCATTTTGTACAAATAGCCACTGCCCTCTGTTATTAAACGGATTTTGGAGCCACGGGCCAGGATATCAACCCTCCAGATATTTTTGTTGGGATTATCCTTAACATTGTCCTCACGAGCGGCACCGAAAGCACTGAAGTCGTGTTCGCCGACTAAGTATTTAGCGGCCTCTTGCATGGCCTTAACGTCTACTGGTCTATCCCCTATAGAATGGGTGTAGCGAGATTCCATGGGCGGGGCATAACCCCTGTGGAAGCGATAGACGTAACGCTTACCCTTGGTGGAATAGCGCGCGTGAAATTTATCCGATACCCTTTTGATGTCGTAGACCTGGATGCCTGCTGGGAGGCCGCAACGGAGTGCTCTTAGGAGCTCCGGTGTGGAGTGGACCCAATCGGCATCAAAATGGAAAACGTGTTCCTTGGCATGGACACCCGAATCTGTACGCCCTGAGCTATGGACACGGACGGGTTGTTTGAAAATGACGTGAAGACGCGCTTCGAGAAAATCCTGTATAGTATTGCCCCCCGATTGACTTTGCCAGCCGAAGAAGTTGGTACCATCGTAAGCACATTTACCCCTCCAACGCATTGAGGAACTCTTGAAGGATTAACGTTGCGGCCCGCGAATCTATATCACCCGTTTTACGATCCCTTTGTTGTTGGGCAATCGTTTTGCGCTTTTTTTTATGCATTATGCTTTGCATGTCAAACTCCGCCTGAGCGGACGTGAGCCGCTCATCCGTTTTATGAATAGGGAGCTGGAAACGCACTTTTAGGATATCGATAAATTGATCCACCTCCTTTGCCTTGAAACCGATGGAACCATCCATGTTGTACGGGTAGCCGATGACGATAGCCCCGACCCTGCGTTGTTTGATTACATCTGAAATTTGTTGGAGACGATCCTCTAACGATTTTCCGATAGCAGGCGGGATGGGCAGAGCGATACCCAGCTCATCCGCGAAACTGAGCCCTATGCGTTTTTCCCCGTAATCGATCCCTAGGTAGTTCAAGTGTATTTCTTTAGGTTAGCGTCTTGAGACAAATTTTGAACCAAAGCCTTGATATCCTTTGTGCGATTTCTAGGACAGATCAACGTAGCATCTTTGGTCTGAACAATCACCATATCGCTGATGCCAATGACAGCGGTTAAGTGACCATCTGTGTTGACGATGATGTTGTTATTCGAGTCCTCAGCAAAAGCAGTACCATTGATGACATTACCGGCACTATCTTGAGGAAAGTGGCGAGCGATGGCCTCCCATTCACCAACATCATCCCAGTCGAACCTTGATTCAATGACAACGACATTGATCGCCTTTTCCATGACCGCGTAGTCGATCGAAATCCTTTCCATTTTAGGGAAAATATCCTTTAAGACCCCATCGATCGGTTTATTAGCCGCGAGCTCGGAATCTATTTGTTTGAGAGAAGCGAAGAGATTAGGAGCATGTTCCTCAAAAGCGGAAAGGATGGCCTTTGCGGACCAGATGAACATACCGGCATTCCAGTAGTAGTCACCCGAAACGATATATTCCGTTGCCGTTGATTTATCCGGTTTTTCAACGAAACGACGGACAAAGAAAGCCGTGTAGCCAGCGAAGTTCTCCCATTCCTTGCCACGCTGGATGTAACCATAGGATGTAGAAGCCTCGCGAGGCTTGATGCCAATCGTTACCAAGACAGAATCCCTTTGCGCGGCAGAAAAAGCAGCATTTAACGTACCCTGGAAATCGTCCCTGTTATTAATGACATGATCGGCCGGGAAGATAGCTAAGACAGCATCCGGATTCTTGCGCTTAACAAGAACACTCGCTAAGCCAACGGCAGCGGCGGTATCCCGCCCTTCAGGTTCGATGATTACCTGGTCCGGTGTTATAAAATCCTTACAGACATCACAGATAGCCTCTTTTTGAGTGGCATTCGTGATGATAAGCATGTTTTCCTTAGGGACGATACCCTCGAGCCTTTCAAGCGTTTGGACGATGATAGGCTTGCTGCCGACAATAGCTTGTACGTGCTTAGGATGAGAGAGACGGCTCATAGGCCAGAAACGTTCCCCCTTGCCCCCCGCGATAATGACCACATATTT is a window encoding:
- a CDS encoding tRNA pseudouridine(38-40) synthase TruA, whose translation is MRWRGKCAYDGTNFFGWQSQSGGNTIQDFLEARLHVIFKQPVRVHSSGRTDSGVHAKEHVFHFDADWVHSTPELLRALRCGLPAGIQVYDIKRVSDKFHARYSTKGKRYVYRFHRGYAPPMESRYTHSIGDRPVDVKAMQEAAKYLVGEHDFSAFGAAREDNVKDNPNKNIWRVDILARGSKIRLITEGSGYLYKMVRSMAGTLLEVGLGKMEPTRVKEILDSRVRSRLVVTAPSKGLCLERVYY
- a CDS encoding Holliday junction resolvase → MNYLGIDYGEKRIGLSFADELGIALPIPPAIGKSLEDRLQQISDVIKQRRVGAIVIGYPYNMDGSIGFKAKEVDQFIDILKVRFQLPIHKTDERLTSAQAEFDMQSIMHKKKRKTIAQQQRDRKTGDIDSRAATLILQEFLNALEG
- a CDS encoding mannose-1-phosphate guanyltransferase, which codes for MKNKYVVIIAGGKGERFWPMSRLSHPKHVQAIVGSKPIIVQTLERLEGIVPKENMLIITNATQKEAICDVCKDFITPDQVIIEPEGRDTAAAVGLASVLVKRKNPDAVLAIFPADHVINNRDDFQGTLNAAFSAAQRDSVLVTIGIKPREASTSYGYIQRGKEWENFAGYTAFFVRRFVEKPDKSTATEYIVSGDYYWNAGMFIWSAKAILSAFEEHAPNLFASLKQIDSELAANKPIDGVLKDIFPKMERISIDYAVMEKAINVVVIESRFDWDDVGEWEAIARHFPQDSAGNVINGTAFAEDSNNNIIVNTDGHLTAVIGISDMVIVQTKDATLICPRNRTKDIKALVQNLSQDANLKKYT